A genomic window from Cricetulus griseus strain 17A/GY chromosome 4, alternate assembly CriGri-PICRH-1.0, whole genome shotgun sequence includes:
- the Thy1 gene encoding thy-1 membrane glycoprotein: MNPVIGIAVLLSVLQMSQGQKVTSLTACLVDQNLRLDCRHENNSALTIQHEFSLTREKKKHVLAGTLGVPEHTYRSRVSVNTQRNMKVLTLANFTNKDEGMYTCELQVSGQNPPMISNQTVSVLRDKLVKCDGISLLVQNTSWLLLLLISLSLFQAMDFISL; encoded by the exons ATGAACCCAGTCATCGGCATCGCTGTCCTGCTTTCAG TCTTGCAGATGTCCCAAGGGCAGAAGGTGACCAGCCTGACAGCCTGCCTGGTGGACCAGAACCTTCGTCTGGACTGTCGTCATGAGAATAACAGTGCCTTAACCATCCAGCACGAGTTCAGCCTGACCCGAGAGAAAAAGAAGCATGTGCTGGCAGGCACCCTTGGGGTACCTGAGCACACATACCGCTCCCGGGTCAGTGTCAACACCCAGCGCAACATGAAGGTCCTCACCTTAGCCAACTTTACCAACAAGGATGAGGGCATGTACACATGTGAGCTTCAAGTCTCTGGCCAGAATCCTCCCATGATCTCCAATCAAACTGTCTCTGTGCTCAGAG ACAAGCTGGTGAAGTGTGATGGCATAAGCCTGCTGGTTCAGAACACCTcatggctgctgctgctcctgaTCTCACTCTCCCTCTTCCAAGCCATGGATTTCATTTCTCTGTGA